One Hypomesus transpacificus isolate Combined female chromosome 21, fHypTra1, whole genome shotgun sequence genomic region harbors:
- the esf1 gene encoding ESF1 homolog, translating into MLGQHVDPEDITETAVVVLCLENLAIMASKKHHGSDDRFLKVKKDPRFWEMPEKERKIKIDKRFQSMFHDERFKLKYTVDKRGRPVNHTSTEDLKRFYNLSDSEQSDEEDGKKIKKEQVKKKEKTKTKLDSAVGKDTDTSEKPVEKGKTVKPKDCDFKGAQTVRGVKVFMEGEKDDEEEEPGIDEDDEDLSKVDMGDSMSDASEDGDEDKVDEDEPEAESDLEGESEDESGLESDDDSDSGPDLARGKGNVETSSDEDEEDEVEAILRHEEEEIEHDWGELCKDAPRTEDVTKRLAVCNMDWDRMKAKDLLALFNSFKPKGGVVLSVKIYPSEFGKERIQTEQTQGPLELMALPEDPEKDTDEEKIHREKMRDYQFKRLKYYYAVVECDSLDTSAKIYEECDGFEYESSCSILDLRYIPDEMMFDDEPKDMATDVDLSVYTPKCFTSTASATSKVELTWDETDHERMTAMNRKFNKEELLQMDFNAYLASSSEEEDEEEGEGLIEMKVLEKERPKAEEQEAFVEEVREKPAKGKKRSAEQIGKYREMLKNIQEKNKKHQDKDMEMEITWVPGLKETTEQLVKKKLEGKDNMTPWEEFLEKKRDKKKQKTKTKQATELDLSDDELPPDVDLDDPFFAEELGSVVDLKKKTKAKKNKKKEERTPEEEEALVKRKAEMALLMDDEDDDKHKHFNYDKIVEDQNLSKNKRKRLLKKDTAQEEDNFQVDVQDPRFQAMFTSHLYNLDPSDPGYKKTKATQSILEEKQRRREQQQSCHQVAIKSLESRKHEMGANKQEKADSSCSAVFDPSQKAIDPSKKAIDPALSMLIKSIKNKTEQFQARKKPKTT; encoded by the exons atgctgggacaaCACGTGGACCCTGAGGATATCACAGAAACCGCTGTGGTTGTTTTG TGCTTGGAGAATCTTGCCATCATGGCGTCTAAAAAGCACCATGGCAGTGATGACCGCTTCCTTAAGGTGAAGAAGGACCCGCGCTTCTGGGAAATGCCAGAGAAGGAGCGCAAGATCAAGATTGACAAACGCTTCCAGTCCATGTTTCACGACGAGCGGTTTAAGCTCAAGTACACGGTGGACAAGCGTGGCCGACCCGTTAACCACACCTCTACAGAAGACCTGAAGCGCTTCTACAACCTCTCTGACTCTGAGCAGTCTGACGAGGAGGATGGGAAGAAGATAAAGAAGGAGCAggtgaagaagaaagagaagacaaaAACAAAGTTGGATTCTGCTGTGGGAAAGGACACAGACACAAGTGAAAAACCTGTAGAGAAGGGAAAAACAGTGAAGCCCAAAGACTGTGACTTCAAGGGAGCCCAAACTGTGAGAGGAGTAAAAGTCTTTATGGAGG GTGAGaaagatgatgaggaggaggagccaggcattgatgaagatgatgaggatTTGTCAAAGGTTGACATGGGAGACAGCATGTCAGATGCAAGTGAGGATGGCGATGAAGACAAGGTGGATGAAGATGAACCGGAGGCAGAAAGTGACCTCGAGGGTGAGTCAGAAGATGAGTCTGGTTTGGAATCAGATGATGACAGTGACAGCGGGCCAGATCTTGCCAGAGGGAAAGGTAATGTGGAAACAAGTTCagacgaggacgaggaagacGAGGTGGAGGCCATCTTGCgtcacgaggaggaggagatcgaACACGACTGGGGCGAGTTGTGCAAAGATGCACCACGGACTGAGGAC GTAACCAAGAGACTGGCTGTGTGTAACATGGACTGGGATAGAATGAAAGCCAAGGACTTACTTGCGTTGTTCAACTCCTTCAAGCCCAAAGGAGGTGTGGTGCTCTCTGTGAAG ATCTACCCATCTGAGTTTGGGAAAGAGCGGATACAGACTGAACAAACACAGGGTCCGCTGGAGCTAATGGCTTTGCCTGAGGACCCAGAGAAAGACACGGATGAGGAAAA GATTCACAGAGAGAAGATGCGAGACTATCAATTCAAACGGCTGAAGTATTACTACGCTGTGGTGGAGTGTGATTCGTTGGATACCTCCGCCAAGATATACGAGGAGTGTGATGGCTTTGAGTATGAGAGCAGCTGCTCCATCCTGGACCTTAG GTACATACCTGATGAGATGATGTTTGATGATGAGCCAAAGGACATGGCCACAGATGTTGACCTGTCTGTGTACACTCCAAAATGCTTCACCTCAACAGCATCAGCCACGTCCAAG GTGGAGTTAACATGGGATGAGACGGACCATGAGCGTATGACTGCCATGAACAGGAAGTTCAACAAGGAAGAATTGCTGCAGATGGACTTTAACGCATACCTGGCCTCCTCCAGTGAAGAGGAGGACGAAGAAGAAGGGGAGGGATTGATTGAGATGAAAGTACTGGAGAAGGAACGACCAAAAG CTGAAGAACAAGAGGCTTTCGTTGAAGAAGTGCGGGAAAAGCCtgcaaaagggaaaaagagGAGTGCCGAGCAGATCGGCAAATACAGAGAGATGTTGAAGAACATCCAGGAGAAGAACAAAAAGCACCAGGACAAAGACATGGAGATGGAGATCACGTGGGTGCCAG gCCTTAAAGAAACAACAGAACAGTTGGTGAAAAAGAAGCTTGAAGGAAAAGACAATATGACACCCTGGGAAGAGTTCCTTGAAAAGAAAAGGGACAAGAAAAAACAGAAGACAAAAACCAAGCAG GCGACTGAATTGGACCTCAGTGATGATGAGCTTCCACCAGATGTTGATCTAGATGACCCATTCTTTGCTGAGGAGCTTGGATCAGTGG TAGACCTGAAAAAGAAGACAAaggcaaagaaaaacaaaaagaaggaagaaagaacaccGGAAGAGGAAGAAGCATTGGTGAAGAGAAAG GCTGAGATGGCATTGCTCATGGACGATGAGGACGACGACAAGCACAAACACTTCAACTACGACAAGATTGTGGAGGACCAGAATCTCAGCAAGAATAAGAGGAAGAGACTGCTGAAGAAGGACACAGCCCAGGAAGAGGACAACTTTCAG GTGGATGTTCAAGATCCTCGCTTCCAGGCCATGTTCACCTCCCACCTGTACAACCTAGACCCGTCCGATCCTGGCTACAAGAAGACCAAGGCCACGCAGAGCATCTTAGAGGAGAAGCAGCGCCGcagggagcagcagcagagctgcCACCAGGTGGCGATTAAGAGTTTAGAGTCCAGGAAACATGAAATGGGGGCAAACAAACAGGAAAAGGCTGACAGCAGCTGCTCGGCTGTGTTCGATCCCTCTCAGAAGGCCATTGACCCCTCTAAGAAGGCCATTGACCCGGCTCTGTCTATGCTTATTAAATCGATTAAAAACAAAACGGAGCAGTTCCAGGCAAGAAAGAAGCCGAAGACCACGTAG
- the ndufaf5 gene encoding arginine-hydroxylase NDUFAF5, mitochondrial — MNSRIGNCFLNRNCVCRRIVEIGSIRFLVPRQHPESLSRRNVMTVHSRISSLSNLIASKYWCSQWTDFNRQLSSRSGTTMNIFDRTMKRKQKKWAASLQDADKYDYLRNEVGSRVADRVYDIARTFPLALDIGSGRSHIAEHLSKEVVECLFLTEISDNALRQTRKIEIPTHCFQADEEFLPFKENTFDLVVSSLSLHWINDLPGALRQIHQVLKPDGVFIGAMVGGETLYELRCSLQLAELEREGGFSPHVSPYTAVTDLGNLLGQAGFNMLTVDIDDIQVLYPGILEVMKDLQGMGESNCAWNRKSLLHRDTILAAAAIYQEMYGNEDGSIPATFEILYMIGWKPHDSQAKPLKRGSANVSFADLSKIGQPATKDKS; from the exons ATGAACAGCAGAATAGGTAATTGTTTTCTCAATCGAAACTGTGTCTGCCGGAGAATCGTCGAAATAGGTAGCATAAGGTTCCTTGTACCACGACAACATCCAGAATCTCTTTCTCGCAGGAATGTCATGACAGTTCATTCAAGGATATCCTCATTAAGCAACTTGATAGCATCCAAATATTGGTGTTCACAGTGGACTGATTTCAATAGGCAGCTGTCAAGCAGGTCTGGAACTACAATGAATATATTTGACCGAACAATgaaaagaaaacagaagaaatggGCAGCATCACTACAAGATGCTGACAAATACGACTACCTGAGAAATGAG GTTGGCAGCAGAGTTGCGGATAGGGTATACGACATTGCAAG AACATTTCCCTTGGCTTTGGACATTGGCTCTGGAAGGAGTCACATAGCTGAACATTTGAGCAAG GAAGTGGTTGAGTGTCTTTTTCTCACTGAAATCTCAGATAATGCTTTG AGACAAACGAGAAAGATAGAGATCCCCACACACTGTTTCCAAGCAGATGAGGAGTTTTTGCCATTCAAGGAAAACACATTTGACCTAGTGGTCAGCAGTTTGAG TCTACATTGGATCAATGATCTACCAGGAGCTTTGAGACAG ATCCACCAAGTCCTGAAGCCTGATGGAGTGTTCATCGGGGCCATGGTGGGTGGGGAGACCCTCTACGAGCTGCGGTGCTCCCTGCAACTGgctgagctggagagggagggggggttctcCCCGCATGTGTCCCCCTACACAGCCGTCACTGACCTGGGCAACCTGCTGGGCCAAGCAGGCTTCAACATGCTCACTGTG GACATTGATGATATACAGGTTCTCTATCCTGGAATTCTTGAGGTCATGAAGGACTTGCAAG GTATGGGTGAGAGCAACTGTGCTTGGAACAGGAAGTCACtactacacagagacacaattTTAGCTGCTGCAGCAATTTACCAAG AGATGTACGGAAATGAGGACGGCTCCATCCCTGCCACCTTTGAGATTCTTTACATGATTGGCTGGAAACCTCATGACTCACAG GCCAAACCACTAAAAAGAGGCTCTGCAAACGTGTCTTTTGCGGACCTTTCGAAGATTGGCCAGCCAGCTACCAAAGACAAATCATAG
- the btbd3a gene encoding BTB/POZ domain-containing protein 3a, with translation MAAELFPTKTPVTCASASTAVQQYQQQNLNNNNTIHSFNWQGLYPTIRERNSVMFNSELMADVHFVVGPPGGTQRVPGHKYVLAVGSSVFHAMFYGELAEDKEEIRIPDVEPPSFLAMLKYIYCDEIDLCADSVLATLYAAKKYIVPHLARACVNFLETSLSAKNACVLLSQSCLFEEPDLTQRCWEVIDAQAELALRSEGFCDIDAQTLESILRRETLNAKEMVVFEAALSWAEAECQRQELQPTIENKRLVLGKAIYLIRIPTMALDDFANGAAQSGVLTLNETNDIFLWYTAAKKPDLLFVSNPRKGLSPQRCHRFQSCAYRSNQWRYRGRCDSIQFAVDKRVFIAGFGLYGSSCGSAEYSAKIELKRQGVSLGQSLIKYFSDGSSSTFPVWFEYPVQIEPDTFYTASVVLDGNELSYFGQEGMTEVQCGKVTFQFQCSSDSTNGTGVQGGQIPELIFYA, from the exons ATGGCTGCAGAGCTTTTTCCCACTAAGACGCCGGTCACTTGTGCCTCTGCTAGTACAGCTGTTCAGCAGTACCAGCAGCAGAatctgaacaacaacaacactataCACAGTTTTAATTGGCAAGGACTGTATCCTACCATTCGAGAAAG GAACTCAGTCATGTTCAACAGTGAGTTGATGGCAGATGTTCACTTTGTTGTGGGCCCTCCAGGTGGGACCCAACGAGTTCCAGGGCATAAA TATGTTCTGGCTGTTGGAAGTTCAGTTTTCCATGCCATGTTTTATGGTGAACTGGCTGAGGATAAGGAAGAGATCCGTATACCTGACGTTGAACCTCCCTCTTTTCTGGCAATGTTGAA GTACATTTACTGTGACGAGATAGACCTGTGTGCTGACTCTGTTCTGGCTACCCTCTATGCTGCTAAAAAGTACATAGTGCCTCATTTGGCACGAGCCTGTGTTAACTTCCTGGAGACGAGTCTGAGTGCCAAGAATGCCTGCGTGCTGCTGTCCCAGAGCTGCCTATTTGAAGAGCCCGACCTAACACAGCGCTGCTGGGAGGTGATTGATGCCCAAGCCGAGTTAGCACTCCGCTCGGAGGGCTTCTGCGACATCGACGCACAGACCCTCGAGAGCATCCTGCGTCGCGAGACCCTCAATGCGAAGGAGATGGTGGTGTTCGAGGCGGCACTGAGCTGGGCCGAAGCCGAATGCCAGCGGCAGGAACTGCAGCCCACCATCGAGAACAAGCGCCTGGTACTGGGCAAAGCCATCTACCTCATCCGTATACCGACGATGGCGCTGGATGACTTTGCCAACGGAGCGGCGCAGTCCGGCGTGCTGACACTCAACGAGACCAACGACATCTTCCTGTGGTACACAGCTGCCAAAAAGCCCGATCTGCTCTTTGTCAGTAACCCCCGCAAAGGCCTGTCTCCACAACGCTGCCATCGCTTCCAGTCGTGCGCCTACCGGAGCAACCAGTGGCGCTACAGGGGCCGCTGCGACAGTATCCAGTTCGCCGTGGACAAGCGTGTCTTCATTGCCGGCTTTGGTCTGTATGGCTCTAGCTGCGGCTCGGCAGAGTACAGCGCCAAAATCGAGCTGAAGCGTCAGGGAGTGTCCCTGGGCCAGAGCCTCATCAAGTACTTCTCCGACGGTTCCAGCAGTACGTTCCCCGTGTGGTTCGAGTACCCGGTGCAGATTGAGCCGGACACATTCTACACGGCCAGCGTGGTGCTGGACGGCAATGAGCTGAGTTATTTTGGTCAGGAGGGTATGACCGAGGTGCAGTGTGGGAAGGTGACTTTCCAGTTTCAGTGTTCCTCAGACAGTACCAACGGAACAGGTGTGCAAGGGGGTCAGATCCCAGAACTCATCTTCTACGCCTGA